A region from the Pungitius pungitius chromosome 16, fPunPun2.1, whole genome shotgun sequence genome encodes:
- the spns3 gene encoding protein spinster homolog 3: protein MEPKDEQIPRWRVGSGSSLRYGAFVNSMSSLTPRAEEKEKVTISPRRAYLAVAVLCYINLLNYAERYTIAGVLPNIQEFFEISDSTAALIQTVFISSFLLLAPLFGYLGDRYNRKYIMIGGLSVWLVTAAGSSLVTKSYFWLLMLLRAMVGIGEASYSTIAPTIIGDLFVGTKRSAMILVFYLFIPVGSGLGYITGAGVAALTGDWHWSLRITPILGVVGLVLLVFLCPNPPRGAAETQGEGVNVASSYQEDVKYLLKNKSYVWSSLGVTATAFLTGALGFWTPTFLSRARFNQGLISECVKEPCDSTDSYIFGAVTVVTGILGACLGSVLSRWFGVKVANVDPLICAVGLLGSAPCLFVAIFVASASITTTYVFIFIGELLISLNWAVMADILLYVVVPTRRSTAEALQISVCHLLGDAGSPYLVGVISDAIRRSKPENQGWSFHSLKYSLLVCPFVGILGGVFFLLTSVYITEDRRVAALSIEGTPQQGATSEPPIELSNGDKTVIIES from the exons ATGGAGCCAAAAGACGAGCAGATACCTCGATGGAGAGTGGGGTCCGGCTCCAGTCTACGCTACGGCGCTTTTGTGAACAGCATGTCATCGCTCACACCAAGGgcagaggaaaaggagaaagtgACCATATCACCTAGACGTGCCTACCTAGCTGTGGCCGTGCTTTGCTACATCAACTTGCTGAACTACGCAGAACGGTACACCATTGCAG GTGTCCTTCCCAACATTCAGGAATTCTTTGAAATAAGTGACAGTACGGCTGCACTTATACAAACAG TCTTCATCAGCAGTTTTCTACTTTTGGCGCCTCTCTTTGGTTACCTTGGAGACCGTTACAACCGGAAATACATCATGATTGGTGGTTTGAGTGTTTGGCTTGTGACTGCAGCCGGCAGCTCATTGGTCACAAAGTCG TACTTCTGGCTTCTGATGCTGTTACGAGCCATGGTCGGGATAGGAGAGGCCAGCTACTCCaccattgctcccaccatcatcGGTGACCTCTTTGTTGGGACCAAACGTAGCGCCATGATCTTGGTCTTTTATCTCTTTATCCCCGTAGGAAG TGGTCTTGGATACATAACAGGGGCAGGGGTTGCTGCTCTAACAGGAGACTGGCACTGGTCTCTCAGG ATCACCCCCATCTTGGGTGTAGTGGGACTTGTCTTGCTGGTGTTCTTATGCCCTAACCCACCCAGAGGTGCTGCAGAAACCCAAGGAGAGGGAGTTAATGTGGCGAGCTCTTACCAGGAGGACGTCAAGTATCTTCTGAAAAA TAAGAGTTATGTGTGGTCATCGTTAGGGGTGACGGCTACGGCCTTCCTCACCGGAGCCCTGGGTTTCTGGACGCCAACTTTTCTATCCAGAGCTCGGTTCAATCAGGGACTCATATCAGAGTGCGTCAAAGAGCCATGTGACTCCACGGACAG TTACATCTTCGGCGCTGTGACGGTGGTGACGGGCATTCTGGGAGCTTGTCTTGGCAGTGTTTTATCTCGATGGTTTGGTGTAAAGGTGGCAAATGTGGACCCTCTGATCTGCGCCGTAGGGCTGCTGGGATCGGCACCGTGCCTCTTTGTTGCCATCTTCGTGGCATCTGCAAGTATTACCACAACTTAT GTATTCATTTTCATTGGTGAACTTTTGATATCACTGAACTGGGCTGTCATGGCCGACATACTGCTG TATGTTGTCGTACCAACCAGAAGATCCACTGCTGAGGCTCTTCAGATTTCAGTCTGTCATCTCCTGGGTGATGCTGGCAGTCCTTACTTAGTAGGAGTG ATCTCTGATGCTATACGCAGATCGAAACCTGAGAATCAGGGTTGGAGCTTCCACAGTCTGAAGTACAGCCTCCTAGTCTGCCCATTTGTTGGGATCCTGGGTGGAGTGTTTTTCCTCTTGACTTCTGTTTACATTACAGAAGACAGGAGGGTAGCTGCACTATCGATTGAAG